The candidate division KSB1 bacterium region AGCGCCGTCCGCGAGAATCGAATCGCGGACCATCGCGTCACGTACGACCGCGCCGCGGGCCAGCGTCGCGTAAGGCCCGATTACGGAGCGCTCGATGGTCGTCTCCGGGTGAATGTACACCGGCGGAACCACCACAATATCCGGCCGGTCGTGCTGGCCGTTGCTGCCGTGCTGGTCCAACAGATGGCGATTCGTCGCCAGCAGCGTCTCGGGCTTGCCGCAGTCAAACCAACTCGTGACCGGAAATGTCATGATCGGCTCACCCTGCTCCACCATTAATTGCAGCGCGTCGGTCAACTGGTACTCGCCGCGGGTCGTCAGTTGGCGATCGAATAGAACGTGGATGCAGCGTCGCAACAATTGCGCGTTGCGAATCATGTAGATCCCCACCAGCACCAAGTTCGATTTGGGATTCTCCGGCTTTTCGACGAGCCGCGAGACCCGACCGTGCTCGATTTCGACGACACCGAACCGGCGCGGATCAGCGACCTCTTTCACGCCGAGCGCCGACCCGGTCGAATTGCCGATCACTCGACCGAGATCAATTTCGAAAATCGTATCACCCAGAATCACCAGAACTTCGCGATCCTGCTCGTTCAGACCGAGCGATACGGCATGGCCAAGACCTTTCGGTTCCGACTGCACGATGAACTCCGCCGGAATCGAGTAGTTCTCCCGTACATATTGCTCGATCAAATCACCCATCTGCCCCACGACGAGCGAGACCTCCGTTACGCCCGCCGCCTGCAAGTGATCGAGAATATGGCCGAGGATCGGCTTCCCCGCGACATTCAGCAGGACTTTGGGCAGCGTAAACGTGTGGGGCCGAAGTCGCGAGCCGACTCCGGCGACGGGGATGATCGCTTTCAAATACCGGGAAGCCTCTGGGTGGTCAATGCGGGCGGCACGGGCCGGGCGCGGCAGGTGCCCAAGGACGGGTCGTGGAACGGGCAAACCAAAATGTACGAACTTCCCCGGTCCTTTTCAAGCCCGGGTAGTCGCCGATTTTATCCGCGAAATGTTAGGAATATCAAAGGGATCCGTCGCTCTCAGCAGCGCCAGGAAGACTGAGATGACGTCCAGGAACAAGAGGGACCGCAGCCCCGCTTCCAGCCGGACTTCAGATTCGGGCCAGAGTTCAGACGGGTCAATGGTCATGTGCGCAATCTGGAGGGAGTCCAACAACTCCCGCAGGGACGGACGCGGATCCACCAGCGGCGTGGACTCGCGCCACCCCCCGAGGAAGACCACCAGCGGTTGCGGCAACACCTGCCCCAGCGACGACCACGCCTCGACTTCGTTGTGGGCGAGTTCCGGCAGTTCGGCCACGTGCGACCAGGTCTTGGCGTTTTCGGCGAGTTGTGTGCGAAACCGAAAGGCCAACGCGCCGGTGACCGCGGGATCCACTGAGTAAATCACGGGAACGCGATCGACGAACTTCTCTGCCGCCGCGAGCGCAAGATTCGCCACCCGATCCAATTGCCGATAACGCGCGACATCCGTCGCGAGACGTTCCCATTGGAGCTCCAGCGGACGACTACCGTCAAACCCGTGGACTTCTTCCAGAATCGCGAGGAATGCCCCGAGACCAAAGCCGACCGCCGCGCGCGGCGGGTAGCCGCCCGGCAAGCGCAAATGCGGAATGCGATGTTGTACCGCGAGTTCCTCCAGTCGGCCGCCGCTCGACATGCTGAACCAAATCCGCTGCGGCGGTACCTGCTGGAATGCCGTGACGGTTTCAATTGTGTTGCCGGAATAGCTGCTCAACAAGCGAGGATCAACGGATAAGCCGGAACTGCGACAGACCTGAATGCGCAGCGACACCAGCGGCGGCGTGAAACCAAACGCTTGCACGAGGTCGCCCGCGACGGCGCTGCCGCCGAGACCGTACCACTCGACCGCGTCCGGGCGAGATAACGAATGATTGCGCGCGAACGCATGACCCAGCTCGAAGCCGCGACGAACCTGATCCGGCAGTTCCAGGGTCTTGCCGAGCATGTCCTGCGAATCCAGCGTCCGCAGCCGCTCGGCGGAAATATTCAAGTGCTTGGGCATATCGGGAGAGAATGAGGGACGAGCAGAATTACGTGAACCAAATCGGAAGATCGGCCAGGCGCGATTTCAACTCGCCGCTGAGGTAGGTCTGGATCTCCGCCGCGGTCTTCATCCGCAGCGCCCGCGTCGCGATCTTGCGGCAATCCGCCATCGACAACGTGCGAATCGTCTTCTTGATCTCCGGAATCGCCGTCGCGTTCGTGGAGATCTCGTCGATTCCCAAACCGAGCAGCAGCGGCGCCGCCACCGGATTCGCGCCGAACTCGCCGCAAATTGCCACCGGAATCTTCGCCTTGTGCCCCGCGCGAATCGTCTGTTGAATCAGCCGCAACACAGCCGGATGAAACGAACGATAGTAGTTCGACACCATGTCGTTGCCGCGATCCGCCGCCACCGTGTATTGCGTCAAATCGTTCGTGCCGATGGAAAAGAAATCGCTCTCCTCCGCCAAATGATCGGCAATCACAACGGCGGACGGAATCTCCACCATGATCCCGATCTTGAGCTGCGGATCATGCGGAATCCGCAATCGGTCCAATTCCGCCGACGCTTCGGCCACGACGGCCTTGGCCTCGCGCAACTCCTCCAGCCCGGAGATAAACGGAAACATGATCCGGACATTGCCCCGCGACGACGCGCGCAAAATCGCCCGCAACTGCGCGCGAAACAAATCGCGCCGCGTCAGCGACACCCGAATCGCGCGATAGCCGAGAAACGGATTCTTTTCTTCCTTGAGATTTATGGATCCGTGCAGCTTGTCGCCGCCCAGATCGAACGTGCGAATCACCAGCGGCCGCGGCGCCAGAATCTCCGCCGCCCGGTCGTAAGTGTCGAACTGCTCGTTTTCGGTGGGGACGGTTTCACGCGTCAAGAACATGAACTCGCTGCGAAACAGACCCACACCGGTCCCGCCGTGACCCAGCACCGACTCGGCTTCGTAGGGCAACTCAATGTTCCCCCACAGCTGAACTTCGTGGCCATCCGCGGTCTGCGCCGGCAGATCCTTGAGATTCTCCAGTGACGAGACGAACGCGCGATAGCGCTGCTGCTTGGCGCGATACTCCTCCAACGTGGATTCCGAGGGATGCACGATCACCTTGCCCGAGTTCCCGTTCAAAACGATCTGATCGCCCGCTTTTACCCGCCACGACAGGTCGGTTACCCCGACCACCGCCGGAATGTCCAGGGACCGCGCCAGAATCGCCGTGTGCGATGTCAGACCGCCGGTATCGGCGGCAATCGCCTCGATCAGATGCCGGTCGAGGTGCAACGTATCGGTGGGAGAGAGATCATGCGCCACGAGCACTACCGGTTCCGCCGGCGCTTCCGGCATCACATCGCCCTTCCCGCTGATGAACCGCAACAACCGGTTGCGCACGTCGCGAATATCCGCGGCCCGCTCGCGAAACAGCTCGCCTTCCGTCTTGTCCATGACATCGATCGCATGACCCAGCACGTCATTGACGATGTAGTCCACGCAAAACTGCTCGCGCGTGACCCGGGCGCGCACATCATCCTGGAACACCACATCGTCGAGAATCAACAGATGCGCGTCAAAGATCTTGGCGGCGGCAATCCCGGCCACCGATAGAGCGCGATCCTTGGACCGCTCGATGGCCGCCGCCGTGGCGGTCAAGGCCTGCTCGAACTTCACCAGCTCCCCGGGAACTTCGC contains the following coding sequences:
- the ptsP gene encoding phosphoenolpyruvate--protein phosphotransferase; its protein translation is MKISPPKPTVSHPLYTGGELVLRGIPASPGISIGRVHLLVPETPVVQPRKIAPGEVPGELVKFEQALTATAAAIERSKDRALSVAGIAAAKIFDAHLLILDDVVFQDDVRARVTREQFCVDYIVNDVLGHAIDVMDKTEGELFRERAADIRDVRNRLLRFISGKGDVMPEAPAEPVVLVAHDLSPTDTLHLDRHLIEAIAADTGGLTSHTAILARSLDIPAVVGVTDLSWRVKAGDQIVLNGNSGKVIVHPSESTLEEYRAKQQRYRAFVSSLENLKDLPAQTADGHEVQLWGNIELPYEAESVLGHGGTGVGLFRSEFMFLTRETVPTENEQFDTYDRAAEILAPRPLVIRTFDLGGDKLHGSINLKEEKNPFLGYRAIRVSLTRRDLFRAQLRAILRASSRGNVRIMFPFISGLEELREAKAVVAEASAELDRLRIPHDPQLKIGIMVEIPSAVVIADHLAEESDFFSIGTNDLTQYTVAADRGNDMVSNYYRSFHPAVLRLIQQTIRAGHKAKIPVAICGEFGANPVAAPLLLGLGIDEISTNATAIPEIKKTIRTLSMADCRKIATRALRMKTAAEIQTYLSGELKSRLADLPIWFT
- a CDS encoding NTP transferase domain-containing protein; this translates as MKAIIPVAGVGSRLRPHTFTLPKVLLNVAGKPILGHILDHLQAAGVTEVSLVVGQMGDLIEQYVRENYSIPAEFIVQSEPKGLGHAVSLGLNEQDREVLVILGDTIFEIDLGRVIGNSTGSALGVKEVADPRRFGVVEIEHGRVSRLVEKPENPKSNLVLVGIYMIRNAQLLRRCIHVLFDRQLTTRGEYQLTDALQLMVEQGEPIMTFPVTSWFDCGKPETLLATNRHLLDQHGSNGQHDRPDIVVVPPVYIHPETTIERSVIGPYATLARGAVVRDAMVRDSILADGARVENALVEGSLVGNNSAIVGKFLRYNLGDSSEILSDSAITN